The proteins below come from a single Tachypleus tridentatus isolate NWPU-2018 chromosome 13, ASM421037v1, whole genome shotgun sequence genomic window:
- the LOC143238149 gene encoding uncharacterized protein LOC143238149 gives MKMRKFPTSFFNEPSQHFSSNSLLSVSSLSCQCCEVSKIAPPIHQNCEFDSYHSYLSQEEKNYKFTNDITICDFDQMPLVDLNSYDLKTNSLPQKEIEPVSILNGNFGLYELNTSMEDLLSSQSWKEVMSNQGFTKTESKNVFNFNFASNEMSSDPDVSQQDITNIWSERNKYQCDLLNSGAPDLTSYSPILSSSTSDIQGRQETKYVSHNSDHSLEESFFEIFEDHKLSNNLCNTSNKSLVNGKHLHLLEDQVLSENLLMDLPLSEHTLVTNNSLCYSTGRSDSTMNTSSVLTHKAHFTNDFTIGSNYQDFYQDHISTVLIYPEDNGVNYHSSM, from the coding sequence ATGAAGATGAGAAAGTTTCCAACTTCGTTTTTTAATGAACCATCACAACATTTTTCTTCTAATAGTCTTTTATCAGTATCTTCATTATCTTGTCAATGCTGTGAAGTAAGCAAAATTGCACCACCTATCCACCAGAACTGTGAATTTGATAGCTATCATTCCTACCTttctcaagaagaaaaaaattataaatttacaaatgataTTACCATATGTGACTTTGATCAAATGCCTTTAGTCGATTTAAATTCCTATGACTTAAAGACAAACTCGTTACCCCAAAAAGAAATAGAACCAGTTTCTATATTAAACGGAAATTTTGGTCTTTATGAGCTTAACACTTCTATGGAAGATTTATTATCCTCCCAGAGCTGGAAAGAAGTCATGTCAAATCAAggttttacaaagacagaaagtaagaatgtttttaactttaacttcGCTTCCAATGAAATGTCATCAGATCCCGACGTTTCTCAACAAGATATAACCAACATATGGTCTGAACGTAATAAATACCAATGTGATTTACTTAATTCAGGAGCACCAGATTTGACATCTTATTCTCCAATCTTGTCTTCATCTACCAGCGATATTCAGGGACGTCAGGAGACTAAATATGTGAGTCATAATTCTGACCACTCTTTAGAAGAATCGTTCTTCGAAATATTTGAAGACCATAAGTTAAGTAATAACCTTTGTAACACAAGTAACAAGAGTTTGGTAAATGGAAAGCATCTCCATCTTTTAGAAGATCAGGTTCTATCAGAAAATTTATTAATGGACTTACCTTTGTCAGAACACACCTTAGTAACTAATAATTCTCTCTGCTATTCAACTGGTAGATCAGATTCAACGATGAATACCTCCTCAGTGCTTACGCATAAGGCACATTTTACAAACGACTTCACCATAGGTTCCAATTACCAAGATTTCTACCAAGACCACATTTCTACAGTTCTGATTTATCCTGAAGATAACGGCGTAAATTATCACTCAAGTATGTAA